TGGGGAGATGGATGAGAATGATCACAATTCCTAATCAATCATCTGTGGCCAAGGCCTATCAAGAATTTAATGATGATGGAACTATGAAGGATTCAGGCTTTAGAGATCGTGTTGTTGATGTGATGGAGGAACTAATGCGTTTTACATTTCTTACTCGTGATAATGCAGAATTTTTAGTTGATCGTTATAGTGAAAGAAAAGAGAAAGCGATTAAAGCGGACTTAAACAAAATGTAATTCAAAAAAAGGCCTCTATTGAGGCCTTTGTTATTTACTGAGCTTGTGCTGGAGTTTCTGTTGCTGGCGCTGCAGGAGCTGCCGTTGGTGCAGGAGCTGCGGCATCAGAATTTAGTGGAGCAGCGATTGGCGCCTCACTATCAAGAAGAGACTTAGACTCTTTACCTGATTGCATTTTTGCTAGGATTAAACAGTTACCAATAAAGATAATAGTTAAAACAACAGTAATTTTTGAAAGAATATTTCCTTGTTGTGAACCAGAGAATACAGCATCAGATGCTCCACCCATTAGACCTGCTTCAGCACCTTTTCCAAATTGAAGAAGAACTAGAACAATTAATAATACAGAAATAACTGCGTGGAAAACCATTAAACTTGTAACCATATATAATCCTTTAAAAGTTAGACAAATAAAATAAATATCAATAGTTATAACAAAATCAGTACTCGATTACAATAACCTCGAGTGTTGCGATGAGCCGAAATTATTATTCATTGAAATATATGTAAAAACAGTAGATTAGCTCATTTCTTTGAATGGATGGCCACACTCAATTCATAAAGTCTTTATGTTTACCTATTAGAATCAATATTAAGGGAGGTATTTATGGAATACCACACAAAGAAAAGATTCAACGTGCGACCAAATGAGTTATTTGAGGACTTTTCCAATTTCGCGAAAATGCAGTCCTGGATGATCAAGGATGACTCGATGAGAACTAATATTAATGCTGATTTTAGCCCAGGTGGAAAATATCACTTTGAAATGGTTTCTGATATTGGAGACATCTCACACTATTATGGAGAGTACACATCGATTTATCCAAATCGCCACATTGATATGGTTTGGAATGATGGAGAGGTTAAAGACACGCTGGTAACTTTGGATTTTGTTGAAAATGAGCGACACGGGACTACGCTCTTGTTGACCCATGCAAATTTGCCGACGGCGATTTCAGTGAAACATCATAAAGAGTTTTGGAGAAATTGTTTGGAGCACTTGGATGCTTACGTAAAGAAAGTGAATGCGGCTTAATCTTACAAATAATGACTCTTACTAGACGAGGAGGGTACTTCATTAGAACATTAAAGGATGAAAAAAATAATTCCAATGATGTTTTGTATGAGTGCCCTTGCGGGGAATGTAAATCAAGTAAATTCTTTCTCTAGAAGTCTTGAGAAGTTGCTTTTAATGGATGCGAGTCATCTCAAGGAAATTGCTCCAAAGATAAGTATAAAGAAGCCAACGGCTTTTCAGCGTTGGCAGATGGAAAGAACTGGCGCGGAGGCTACTTACAATGATTTTACAAATACTATAGTTTTAAAAGATAGTTACTTTGTTGGTGATCGTATTGTTGGTATTGATGATATGAAAGCTAATGAAAAGTATCGCTTCTTTGTTTTTGCTTCAACTGCTTTTCACGAACTATCTCACGCTGATTTTGATGTTTCGGTTGAAAATGGAAGTGGAAGTATTAAGTATCTTCTCGAGCGAAAAATAATGCCGTGGTTTAAGTCGAAATTTCCTTCATTCAATTCTAAAATTGCAACCCACGAGCTCTTTGGTTATACGGCCGGAGATACAATCTTTAATTTAAATCAAAAGATTCAAGATATTATGATAAATCACGGACTCAAGTACCCTGCAATGGAGTGCTTCCCGGCCAAGGCTTTAGAAAAAATTGGAGCAAGACTTGGTTTTGAAAATGGGATTGAATTTAAGCCGGTATTCCAAAATCAAGATTTCTCTGACATATTTGTGCCAGATGCTGTTTTTGTAAAAGGAAAAGATATCAATCTTAAGACAGCAAACTTTCCAAAAGAGTATCGAAAAGAACTTTATGACTATTTTGTTTCAACATATGATCTCCCAGTCGATACGGAGGAGTTGATTCATAAAATGAATAATTCACATTTTAAAACCACTTTAGAAGAGTGTTACAAAGATTATGGCAAAGGTAGTTCGTCACAAGGACGCGAATAGTTTTTTAAAAATGAGTCAGTCTTTTCTTGAGCAAAATGAGTCCATTAATAATTTGGTTCTAGGTCTCTCTATATCTTTATCTAAAAGTGAATATGAAGATAACGGTGGTGAATTATTTTATTCAATTATCCACCAAGATGAAGTTGTTGGCTGCGCGATCCGCACAGGTGAAGAACGACCTTTTTCCGTTACTCAAATAAAAAAAGAATTTCTTCCTGTCCTGATAAAGAAGCTACGTAGTGATGAAATAAAACTTCAAGGTGTTGTTGGCTTTAAACAGACAGTAAAAGATTTTGTAAGTTTCTATGGTCATAAAGTAAAGATGAATCTTGATCAGGGACTTTATGAATTATCGCAAGTTACTTTCCCAAAAAATGTAAAGGGAAGTGTAAGAGAGGCGACAATGGAAGATCTTGAAGTATGCACGGAACTTCTTCGAGGATTTCTACTAGATTGTTTTGATGATGAAGCCGCTCCCCATGCAGAAAAAATGATGACTCGAAACCTCAAATACGGAAAAGTCTTTCTATGGATAAGTGAAGAAAATATTCCTGTCGCTATGGCCGCGCGAATTCGCGAAGGAATTCGAGGCGCGGGAATTTCTCTTGTCTACACTCCTCCAGAAGCAAGAGGGAGAGGATTTGCCAGTGCTGTTGTTGCGAGTCTTTCTCAAGCCCTACTAAATGACGGATTTGATATTTGCTACTTGCATACCGATCTTTCAAATCCTATCTCGAATTCAATTTATCAAAAAATTGGATATCAAAAGGTTTGTGAGTTCATTCACTACGATTTCTTAGTTTAAGTTGGCACACAAGATGCATTGTAAAATGCATGTACAAAAAAATACCACTTCTATTCCTCTTGCTTATCAGCTTGATGACGAGAGCAAATCTCCATATATGTAGTTTTGCTTTCAATTCTACAGATGAGAGAGATGCCTTATTTCAGGAGCTTAAACCTCTTGGGGCGACACTGACGGAATTTGTTCCAATAGAATCAAAGGACCCACGCTGGTTTGAGCAAGCATGTAGAAGTGTCAAAAAATGTGACATTACAGTATTTTCTGGACACTTCGGGGGAGTATTTTTTGGAGAGGGAAGCTCAATTACCTTATCGATGGCGGAGCTACTACAGGCCAAGAAAGACGGTTATTGTTCAAGTGTTTTGACTGAATCTAAAACAGTGATGCTTATGGGCTGCAACACAATGGCATCAAAGAAAAAAGATCACAGAAACATTCATGAATATCTAAATGTTTTAATTAATGATGGATTTCCTCTTGATCTCGCAGAAAGAGTTGCTGCAACGAGATATCTTAATTATGGAGAAAGTAACGAGGAGATCATGAATTCTATATTCTCTAAGGCTGACATAGTGTTGGGGTTTGAAAGCACTGGACCACTTGGCAGATATGCTGGTCCACAGGTTAGAACAGCAATTCGAAAATCTAGTAAAGATAAAAAAATGTCACATGGATTTGATGTCAAAGAATTTAAAAAAGCATTTAAAGGAACAAGCTTAAGGGTCTCAACTCCTAAGCTAAGTAACTCTGTTGACTGGAAGGAAAATGCACTTACTTTTGATGCTTCTAAAGCAGAGGTTGCTTGGAGAAATATTCTAAGTCAGGAAAATAGAAAAAAATATATCGACTTTATCGTTAGAAATCAAAAAAATATGTACTTGAAGCATTTGATTCGATACGACCTCGAGCTACAGGATAGTCTAAAAGGTATAGTCAAAGAAAAATTAAAAATATCAAAAGGTCTTTCTTCAATACAGCTTGAAATGATCAATTTTCTTCGTACTCATCGACTAGTTACTAAGTATGAATATGATGATTTTTTTGAGGATATTGTAAGCTCTGTCATGCGAGATGAAATTGATTACGTAAGAGCCGCTCAAATTTGTAAAATTTATAAATCCCATTCATCTGAAATGAAGGATCTAGAGGAAAGAGGAATCATAGCTGATGTCACAGGTCTATACTCGAACTATATAAATTCTTGTAAAGATCTAAAAAGCCAAAAACTAAAACCAGTCATGAGTACTCTTAGTTCATGTTTGGCCACTAAAAGTAAAAGTGATTGGAGTTGTTTAACATCCAATCAAGCTCAGTTAGATGTTAATTCCTGTCTGATCGCGGCAAGTCGAAATACAGATGTTGAAAATGCTGATGATATGCTTTGGTACTGTTACTCAAAAATGAGAGTCCGAGCTCAATTAAATAGAGCTCAGTGTTTACAACTTACAGATAATTTTAAAATTCTTGGAAATAAATTGAAAATGAATTGGAATTGCTTAAATAGAATTAAATATTAGGAGAAGTTATGAAAAAATCAATTTTAATCGCCATGTTGATCTGTACTAATAGCTATGCAGAAGGACTCTTTGCTGATGGATTTCAACCTTCAAACTTAGGTGAGGCCATTCAACACGTAGGGAGCCGTATTAGAAGTGCTCATAGTGGCGGAGGAAAGGTTGACCTCTCAGCACTTGAGAAAATGACAGATGAACAAAGAGATAAGGCCTTCATGTACCATGAAGACAATCCAAAGCGTCGTGAAAATGATCCTCGCCGTGAAACCGTGAGGATGCTTGAAGAGTTTAAAGAAGATGTTATTGCAAAGTATGAAGAGTCTGATCGTCGTGAAGAAATTTTAAATGAAGTTTCAGATAGCGTTAAAACATATAATAGAAGAATTGAAGGCGGCTACTATCGTTATGCTTACGAGAGAATTGATAGTTGTTTAAATGAGTGTTACCACGAAACTGAATCACTTGGAATTACTTGTTATGAAAATGACCTTGATAGAAGAGTAGGTTGTAATGACATGGCCTCATGGAACCCTCAAAGACTTCTATGTAAGTATGAAAGTTCAAAAGAATATGACAAGTGTCGCGATGATGCAGGTTGGGCATATCAGGTTTGCCAGTCAAAGTGTTTCTAATCTAAGAAAATATACGAGCACATGATAATTTCATGTGCTTTTCCTTTTATCCTGTCGTCATCATTCCACACGCAATCGCAGTCACAGTTTCTCTTAATAACTGATAATCTTTATTTTTCAAGGCCCTTATTTGTAATAGGTTGATTGGATGAATCATACGAGAGCGAAGCTGAATACTCTCGCCAAGCCAAGGTCTAAAGAAGAGTAGGTCTCTTTGTCCAGAAACTTCAATGAAAAACTTTTTAGCAAGCATTAGTTCATTTTCGACGATCTGATAAACTTCATCGGCGTGCGATCTATCCATGAACTCATTAAGATAGGCCTTGAAAACCTCTATTTCAATCTTTGCTAAACTAAAACCAAGAGTGTTGATAAATGATCTTAGATAATCTGAGCTTTGATAAGAGTCTTTGATGACTTTCTTTGAGCTCACATCGATATCTCTCCAAGCTGTTCCAACCCCAAACCAATTTGGGAGTAAGCCTCTCGTTTGTGTCCAGCAAAGGATCCATGGAATCGCTCGAAGTTTTAATTCAGTTGAAGTTGTCTTCTGTCTCTTTGATGGTCTTGATCCAATTTTTAAGTGATCAAGGTAGAGATAGGGAGTCGCAGCCTTAATAGCGTGAACAAACTTATCATTATCAAAAAGGTTCTTATAAACTGCTGTTGATAGCTTTGCCATTTCATCCATCGTTGAAATAAACTTTGCATCCATTTTCTGATTTTTAATTTCATTAA
The Bacteriovorax sp. Seq25_V genome window above contains:
- a CDS encoding GNAT family N-acetyltransferase — protein: MAKVVRHKDANSFLKMSQSFLEQNESINNLVLGLSISLSKSEYEDNGGELFYSIIHQDEVVGCAIRTGEERPFSVTQIKKEFLPVLIKKLRSDEIKLQGVVGFKQTVKDFVSFYGHKVKMNLDQGLYELSQVTFPKNVKGSVREATMEDLEVCTELLRGFLLDCFDDEAAPHAEKMMTRNLKYGKVFLWISEENIPVAMAARIREGIRGAGISLVYTPPEARGRGFASAVVASLSQALLNDGFDICYLHTDLSNPISNSIYQKIGYQKVCEFIHYDFLV
- the secG gene encoding preprotein translocase subunit SecG; protein product: MVTSLMVFHAVISVLLIVLVLLQFGKGAEAGLMGGASDAVFSGSQQGNILSKITVVLTIIFIGNCLILAKMQSGKESKSLLDSEAPIAAPLNSDAAAPAPTAAPAAPATETPAQAQ
- a CDS encoding SRPBCC domain-containing protein produces the protein MEYHTKKRFNVRPNELFEDFSNFAKMQSWMIKDDSMRTNINADFSPGGKYHFEMVSDIGDISHYYGEYTSIYPNRHIDMVWNDGEVKDTLVTLDFVENERHGTTLLLTHANLPTAISVKHHKEFWRNCLEHLDAYVKKVNAA